A single window of Nitrospirota bacterium DNA harbors:
- a CDS encoding LapA family protein, whose translation MITLIIMVIIIAVVTIFSVQNAIPVVISFFAWKFEASLAIVLFLTGLAGAIIGVSAASLFRMKLFKKN comes from the coding sequence ATGATCACATTAATAATCATGGTTATCATCATTGCGGTAGTGACGATCTTTTCTGTACAGAATGCGATACCTGTTGTAATTTCTTTTTTCGCATGGAAATTCGAGGCGTCCCTTGCAATCGTTTTATTTCTCACTGGATTGGCAGGTGCTATTATCGGAGTAAGTGCAGCATCTCTTTTTAGGATGAAGTTATTCAAGAAAAATTAA